GTTCGTTGCCGATGGCGAAGAAGACGACCACCTTCCTCCTCCTCAACCTGTTCTTGGTTGCTCTCTCCACGCTAACGACAGCTGCAGTTTCACCTGCGGTCTTTGTTTTCGGAGACTCCCTCGTCGACGTCGGGAACAACAACTTCTTGCCCAGCGATGCACCGAAGGTCAACTTCCCTCCCTGGGGAATCGATTACCCTGGACGAACTCCCACCGGGAGGTTCACCAATGGCTTCAACTACGCCGATTACGTCGGTATGCATTACTTCAGTTCTAATGTCGACGCTGCAGTGTTTTCCTCCGCTTATTCTAACTTGTTTGCTTCGCGCTGCTTAAAGCCAAAGCAGTAGGCTTAGCGATGAGCCCGCCACCTTTCCTTTCTCTTTCCAATGGGAATCAGATGCTGAGAGGAGTAAACTTCGCATCTGGTGGGACAGGGATTCTCGATACCACAGTTAAGTCTTCGGTGATGAGATTGATACGGTGTTGTGGACTACTGTCAGTGACTGTCTTTGATGACCTGATGGTGGCAGGGCGGAGATGTGATCGCCATGGCGACACAGATTGAAGACTTCGAGCAGGTTGCGGCGAACCTCACGGAAAGATTAGGGAAGAAGTCTGCTGCTGTCTTCCTGGAGAAGTCTCTCGTTCACTTGATCGTTGGGAGCAATGACATCTACGCGCTGTATTCTCTTCTCAGTCCAGGAAACAGCACTCAGAAGGATGAAGTCGTCGTTCTTCTACTCGACAAGTTCAAGCATCAAATAGAGGTCTCCTCTCACCCTCTCGCTCTCTCTATTATATATCCTATATGTTACAAGCAAGTAAAGAGCTCACGTGAGAACACTAAATCGCAAGTCATAATGATCATAAACGCTGACTGAAGTTATAATTATGGCAGAGGCTATATGATCTCGGAGCACGAAAATTTGCAGTCCTGGGAGTTGCACCGATTGGGTGTGTTCCGATGGTCAGAGTCGCAATTTCTTCGTATGGCTGCAACGAAGATTTAAATGATCTTTGTCTACGCTTCAAGACTGCCACAAAGGCTCTCCTGAAGGACCTCAGCATGTCATTTAAGGGATTCCAGTACTCGTTCGGAGACTTATATGAAATGTTCACCCAAATCTTCTCTGATCCCCAACAATATGGTGAGTATGCATCTCGCAGAAAATTGTCACTTTCACCATTTATCTTTTCCTGCAAGCAGTTGACCTGATGATGCTGCTATCTCCAGGGTTTACGGAGCTCAAAGCTGCGTGCTGTGGAGGTGGGAGATTGAACGCCGAGTCTGCCTGCCTGCCGAACTCCACATACTGCAGCAACCGTGACCAATACGCCTTCTGGGACTTGAGTCATCCCTCCCAGGCTTTGCACAAAACGATGGCTCAGCTGGCACTCTATGGACCGCCATTGATAGCCAACCCCATCAACATTCATCAGTTGGTGAAGAGTTAGAACCACTGGAGTGGAGTGTTTTCTGCATCATCTTTGCACAACTCGGTCTGAAAATAaactcgccttcttcttcttttgtgatgCGCACTTGTACTTGATGCCGGAAGGTGTTtgatgaataatatcttcatttgTGAAACGCACTTGTCCTTGAGGCTGGAAGGTGTTCGATGAATAATATCAAAACCGATGGTTTCGATTcctaatttcaagaaatcaaaatcGATGATTCCAAAATCAAAGTTCGGTCTTGTCAGAGCTGTCCCATTGTGTGTGAATATATATCGATGCTAGGCTTCCTTAAATTGGCAAAGTTAGCATCCACCATTAAAACTTTCTATTATAGAAGTTGGTCCGTTACAATTTTTCTTGGAATAGAGGTTCCTTCATCTTCGTGATTTTGAGATCAATATGGTAAATTGGTGCTATCGCATTGAGCAATTCCTCGGCTTTAAAGTTATCTGAATTTTGATACTACTTGGAAATCCTACAATTGTAGGCAACAACATTAGGTTTCAATTCCTTGTTCAAGGCTTCCTTCAGAATCTCTTTAAACAAATCGACATCCCCTTCGTTCAAGTACCCATCCAAGAGAGTCTTGTAAGAAACGAAATCCGGCTGAACTCTTTTATTGCTCATTTCGTCGAGCACATTGCGGGCGGTTTCAAAATCACCTTTTTCACACACAGATCGAAGCAGAATATTATAAGAGACGATGCCGGGAGCAATACAGAGTTCCCTCGGTGCACGGTCAAAGGTCTCGATGATGAGATCAAATAGGCGATTGTGGAAGTAGTCGGAAAGGAAAGCGGAGAGGGATTTATCGGAGCGGGGCCTGCCAAGGAGGTCTGGTATGCGGTTgaaggggcggcggcggcggcgtggtCAGGCATGCCAGCGGCAGAGTAAAGGGAGATGAGACGAATGATGAAGCCCTCGGACTCGGGGTACTTGGGGTCGGATAGGAGGCGGTCGACGAGGTCGGGGCGGCGGGCACGGGCGAGCTTCCGGACGGTGAGGACGAAGAGGGGGCGCGACGCTGGGAGTGGAAGCAGGGAAGGTGGACGGAGGACTGGAAGAGTTCCGCGAAACGGTCAGGTTCGGATTCGGGGCGGATCGCGTCTTTGAGGGTGGAGAAGGGTTTGGGACCAGTGGCAGCGGGGGACTCGGCGTGAGAGGCGAGGGCTGAGAAAGGGAATCACCGGCAGCAGCCATGGTGGAGAAGACAAGAAGTCGGGAGACTCGAActggtgatatatatatatatatatatatatatatatatatatatatatatatatatatatatatatatatatatatatatatatatatatatatatatatatatatatatatatatatatatagttaaataAATCACTTGAAACAGGTAAATAAGAGAATACGAGATTGCTAAGTGCTAGTAAAGCCATAAGCATGTGATAGCTAACTAGTAATCCATCATAATTCATCTACGTATCTCGTGGACATAGATCAATCTTTGGCCCATATCCCACCAAGACGTAGCCTTTCCTACTATTGGAAGTCCGAAACACAATAAAGTGCTTGGATCGTAAACCCATCTTTCACCATTTACTCTTTGAAAAATTATAATTACTAATGGGATACTGGAATATTGTATTAGTTATGGAAATtattatttgttaggatcaagagtactaagagaggggggaggtgaattagtgtaacgaaAAATTTTCGACGCTTAAAACTAtgttcgattctaagattactttcacTTAAAATCaaacgagatgacgttaaagtaaatctgacagtttgcagttatgatagaaatcagaatgtaagaggaaaccgaaatatgatgttcgtaagataaaatcgattttcatataaacgtcgattcagaaaatactttaaCTTAAAATCAAGCAAAGTAACGTTAAAGTAAATCgatgaaagcagtttgcagttaagatagagaacgagaatgtaaatgcaaatcgagatttaaagtggtttggtcaatcttgacttaatccacttttggcttcctcctccgatgaggttaccaacgtccactagatatcttccttcaataagcgagggccaaccacccttttgcagtttcactccttttgacgggcttaggagacaacccttacagaaatttcactcctctcttgaatgattatgacttgaaagaaaagaaggaggtgaacttcTAACttatacaacaattttgagctctaaaaatcacagaataagattggAGTTTTAGTGTTTTTCGATACCCTTTCATTgctaaagggtggggtatttataggccccaatccagtttgaattccgagctcaaaaatatcatttctcggaattccggggtctagtggttccaccgcctgactgggtggttgcaccgcttggcagagctcgaagactgagcctctaggcgatgccacctcatgacaggggtagttgcaccgcctggcagagctcggagacgtctccgagctttgccaggcggtgccacctcttgacaggggcggttccaccgcctggcaagGCTCGGAGATCGagttcctaggcggtgccacctcctgacaagGGTAGTTTCACtacctgctagagctcggagatcgagctcaggcggttccaccgcccagctttcctgggagactgagctcctgtgTGGTGCCACTATCAgccaggaaatctaggtccgaatgggctgatccattcgaccaaatctaggtctatcaagggcccaattaccctaagattaagttaatgggatcacctcccatttctaacttaatcatcgtgctaactacgatatttcttaagacatttactgcaacttgctccggtgcatcaatcgcttctttcggtgaacattcgacgaaccttcaACAatactcctacggacttccggcaaactcctggacttgtaacgatccacttggcgagttccgacgagcttctttggcaggctcctggatttctcggatttgttcctgcaaaacCTTCGATGACCattcgaacttccatcgaactctcgaactctcaatgtgatcatagtcttgactccagcacaactcctgttacatatcttactttcatcgtagttaatcatgtacacttatctcaacatatagattagataataaatgataattgatttcatcgtccaTATTCAACATTATTGACATGTGATGTAGCATATTAATTTTGGATTAACGT
This Musa acuminata AAA Group cultivar baxijiao chromosome BXJ1-2, Cavendish_Baxijiao_AAA, whole genome shotgun sequence DNA region includes the following protein-coding sequences:
- the LOC103975826 gene encoding GDSL esterase/lipase At5g55050-like, whose translation is MAKKTTTFLLLNLFLVALSTLTTAAVSPAVFVFGDSLVDVGNNNFLPSDAPKVNFPPWGIDYPGRTPTGRFTNGFNYADYVAKAVGLAMSPPPFLSLSNGNQMLRGVNFASGGTGILDTTGGDVIAMATQIEDFEQVAANLTERLGKKSAAVFLEKSLVHLIVGSNDIYALYSLLSPGNSTQKDEVVVLLLDKFKHQIERLYDLGARKFAVLGVAPIGCVPMVRVAISSYGCNEDLNDLCLRFKTATKALLKDLSMSFKGFQYSFGDLYEMFTQIFSDPQQYGFTELKAACCGGGRLNAESACLPNSTYCSNRDQYAFWDLSHPSQALHKTMAQLALYGPPLIANPINIHQLVKS